The Ziziphus jujuba cultivar Dongzao chromosome 1, ASM3175591v1 genome segment CCTATGCCCTGAATGTAGTAGAGAGTATTGATTTAAGTGAAAAACCTTCTACTTATTCAAAGGAGATTAATTATGATGATTTTGGCAGGTGGATGATTGCTATACAAGAGGAGATAGAGTCTCTACATAAGAATGGCACATGAGAGTTGGTGAGATTGCCCAACGGTAAGAAAGCTGTTCGTTGCAAATGGGTGTTCAAAAGAAAGTAAGGGAACCTGGAGTTGAGGAAGCTAGATATAAGGTAAGACTAGTTACAAAAGGTTACAATCAAGTTCAAGGTGTTGACTTTACAGATGTGTTTTCACCAGTGTAAAGCATAGTTCACTTAGAGCTTTATTGGGTATTGTGGCTTTGTATGATTTTGAGCTTGAGCAGttagatgtgaagacagcatttttACATGGTGAACTTAAGGAGGACATCTACATGCAACAACCAGAGGGCTTTGTAGTTTCAGGTAAAGAGGACTATGTGTGCTTGttgaaaaagtccatttatggtCTAAAGTAGTCTCCCAGGCAATGGTACAAGAGGTTTGACTCATTTATGATCTCTAATGGTTTTAAGAGATGCAGTTATGATAGTTGTGTTTATTTTAAGAGAAGTGATGATGGATTGTTTGTTTACTTACTCTTGTATGTGGATCACATACAGATAGCAGCCaaggataaaaaaaagataagaaaaattaaagtcTAACTTAGTAGagagtttgagatgaaagatttagGAGCGGCGAAGAAAATTCTTGGAATGAAGATTCTTAGAGATGGACAGGCAGGCAAATTGCATCTAAGTCAGAAAGGGTATATTAAGAAAGTTCTTAGTAGGTCCAATATGCAGATTGCTAAACCTGTTAGTACACCATTAGCAGCTCATTTTAGGCTTTCATCTACTTTATCTCCACAATTAGATGATGATGTTGACTATATGTCTCGAGTTCCATATTCTAGTGCAGTGGGATCTCTCATGTATGCTATGGTTTGTTCACGTCCAGATTTGGGATATGCAGTGAGTGCAGTTGGTAGATACAAGACAAACCCCAATAAAGAACATTGGAAAGCAATTCAGTGGATTTTCATATAGTTATATGGTTCTTCTGATGTTTGTTTGCAGTTTCGGAGCAGTAGAGATGGAGTCATTGGTTATGTAGATTCTGATTTTGCTAGAGACTTAGATAAACGAAGATCTCTCACTGGGTATGTGTTTACTGTTAGTGGCTGTGCTATTAGTTGGAAAGCTACTTTGCAGAATACAGTTACGTTGTCAACTACTGAAGCAAAGTACATGGCTATTACTAAGGCTTGTAAGGAAGCTATTTGGTTGAAAGGATTATTTGGTGAGCTTAGTGATGATTTGCAGATTACCACAGTCTTTTGTGATAGTCAGAATGCAATCTTTCTCACGAAAGATCAGATATTTCACGAGAGGACAAAGCgtatagatgttcggtatcattttgtgCGTGATGTTATTGTTTGTGGTGATATTATTGTtagcaaggtgagtactcatgataatcctgctgacatgatgacaAAGGCACTTCCAGTAaccaagtttgagcattgcttggacttgtTTGGTGTTCATTGCTAAGCTTTGGCTTTTGTGGAAAaggatggcaacttttattgaagattggagttttttgtgttttttattcCTTGTATGGAATTtgtgtcaaggtggagattgttagagttggtGATTCAAATTGTTGTTGACCCAATTCGAAAAGTTCGTGGTGCGACCCGtttggtgaaatttattttgaggaaaaaaatgaGGCTCTGTGGTGGTAGTGGAGGTTGAGGGTCGATAGGCCCAAGACTATAGTATGGACCTTTTCAATTGTAAGATTTATTATGTCCTtacaatatatctatatatatatatatatattttcgtggGTTTTCGGatatatagagttttttttttttttcctatcaagggttttccataaaaatatatgtgtgtggttttttattttattcttctattgctattgttttgttctagtTTTCGTAACAATATACAATATTTCCTTTCTTAGAACACTAcattcttataaaataaaacaaaaaataaaaaatgcatagtTAAATGGATTTGCAACCGAATAATTACATGTGCATCATGTGCATGGAAGGCTGAGGTGGGTAGTGTTATGTTGATGGTGGATTCCATCCATACGTATCTACACAAAAGAGAAGCTTAACTGTGGAAATGCTTCAATTATAATGAGGTTGAGACCCCTACAACCTTCCATTAAAATTGATATACATTTAGCATTACTAATCAATGTAACGCTTTCAAAACCGTAACAGTTTATTAGAGTCATATTCTCCATATTAGAACAGTTGAAAACCAAGTTTGTGGATGCTTACTTGGCCCATTCCATATTTAATGTTTCCGATGTTTTGGAATTATAGATAGAAGAACGAAAATGGTAAGTCACAATAATCTGTTCATTGAAATCGAAGTGGTTGAGCGGATGAAATCAAATTTAAGATTAagcacttttattttattgatgagTGCGTAGATTACCAACTTATCAACCCGTACATCAAAGTATAGAGCCATAGACAAGAAGTTAACCTTATGTTCAAATCTAATCCAAACAGAGTACAGTGAGATCTTTCTTGTGTGTAACAAACATTTGCTAGTTATGCCAAAATCATGATTTTAACACTAGGTAGTACTTTGGGCCGAATACGGTTGGCACGCTTAATTTAagttgaatatattaatttatgaaatcgaaaaaaaaatgtaatttaaaaaagcaCCTTGCACATAAGGTTGATTCCGACTCATTAGGCTGGTTCTTTGGCAAACTTGGTCCTAAAAACATGAAACTTTCTCTGCCCTGCAAATCTCTCGTCTTAAATGGTTCCAGGGCTTCGGTTTTCAATACATCCCCATCCTTCCTCACCCCTTTAACACAACGAGCAAGGTCAATGGGATTATTAAAGTTATTGAATCTGACAATTGGACCGGCTCTCACTCCAGAAAACGAAGTCAATCTGAGTGAACCACTCGACAGAGGTCCTTGTATTTTCACTGCAATGGTTGCCAAACTGGTATTTAATGGAGATATTGCGTTAGGGAAAAGGCCAAAATATATGGGAAAAGAAAATGGCAGATTATAGGACAATGTCTCTACGTAATTGAATTCACTGGTAATTCCTACAGCCTGTACAACTGATGGGTCTAATGCAAATGGGACTACAATGTTGATGTTATTGCAAGGATTATCAGCCATAAACTTCCCCACATAAGGATTATGGTGCACAACTGGGATTTGAAGTGAAGACAGGTCAGGAACAGAACCAACTCCACTGAGAAGAAGAAGTTGACGGCTCCCAATTGCCCCTGCACTCAATATCACCTCTCCTTTGTTTCTTACAAATGCCTGATGAGTCCTCCCTTTTGAATCACTGTATATGACTCCTATGGCAGTCAAGGCTGCATTTGGGTGCAgcattatcattatttaaatgGAAGAAAAACAGGACAAATTTCCATAGAGAAATGTGCAACTCACTTGATCTTTAGAAGGTAAGCTATTAGAGAAGATGATTCCCTCTACTGAGGCCTCAACTGCAACTTGCAGATTTTTGAGCTCTCCTCTGTTGAGCAACTCCAAAGCTCCATGTCTCCTTCCTTTCTCATAGAAGGTTGAACCGATAGCTTTGGTTCCAACTATGTGATTCAAGTTAAATCCATTGTCAGGACCAACAGCAGCTTCCAATAGAGCTTGTTTTAAAATGGACAGCCAAATTGACAAATTGTATTGGAACACAATAGTCTCTTCCACCCACTGGTATGCCTTTTGAACAAGATCCTTGTCCCATGGAATGCCTGATTCTCGATAGAATTTGTCTTCAGCTCTGGAGCAGAAACCAATATTGATCATGCTGCTCCCACCAAGGATTCTTCCTCTTGCATTTGCAACTCCATCTTCTGATCTGAATCTTTGAGCAGGTGTTTTACCGTTGTCTTCTTGAACGAGATTAGTTAATGTCCCGTTTGTGCTGAAGACTTCATATAATTCTTTAGCTGGTAGATCAGTGGCATTGTATACAGATTTCATGCAACTAAAATCTGAAGAGAAAGGACAAAATTCAACAGGAAAAAGAGTTaggctaaaagaaaataattataaaacagATGGCTAATAATTTCATGACAATTTGCATCATAAGTAATATATCTATTGTATcttaactttggaattttgatttcCTCTTctatttcaaagtttttttaacCAGTGGAGTAACTAGATTGGGAAAACAACTGAAAATGTTAGAAGATGGCGCAaacaaaacccttttttttttttttcggtagaTAAAAAGCCGTATATATTTAAACGAAATGATTGTATATATGTAGAATTGACTGTTTGTATGGTTTCTGGAAAAAGAACTTGAAAATGTACTACTAATTTGGTTTAACATAAAATAAGGCCTTCTTCAAAACAGGCTAAAAATATCCAAAAGCAACTCGATTTGattgttcttttttaatttttgaactaATGACTTTTCAGAAACATGTGTAAGTAGCATATCAACTAAGCAAATCTCACTTTAATGTAATAGTATATTCTTTTGTAattcatctttatttatttttttatttttggctattaatgtattttaaaaatctagCACGCAACTTAGATAAagttatttgaaatataaatattggatGGCAGCGTTTGAAAATTTTGGCCATGTGATTGGATGGTTCCACCTTTATAGTGTCAAAATTGTATCCTCCTAGTACCAGTTTGCACCCGACATACAGATCGACCACATTGAATTTAATTGATCAAACTCctataacttcttcttcttcttcttttagttAGCTGTTGGCGTATAATTTATACATGTAGAATATATAGACGTGGGAACGagccaaattaattaaaataatttctcttttttacATAAATTTGTGTCATGTCTCTATTGGTCAATTAATACAGAACACTTGTATTATGTGCGCACGTAGAGCATGTTACATGCTCAAATCATGTCCATCACATTTGTAAATGAAATGAACTGTTTATTTACAGAACTAAATGTTGTTATATCGTTGGAATGAAATGAAACGAAATAAAAGCGTAAAGAATGGAGGCAGATCAGAGAAAGAACGTAGAGTAGAAgagatatattattttgtaatttcccttattattttgtatgattTATACTTTTAATACCAATGAGAAGAAATGTTCAGTGTAAGTGAACATGTCCTGGACTACAGAAATGAGCTAAGCCCAAAATGATACAACTGTTATGTGTGTTCCAAGACAAGAACTCAAGGGTCCTAAAGGAAGAGTGCTACAtgcactaaatttatttataaggtCATTTTTGTACGATCTCCACTCGATGTTAAATCAACTTTAATTGCTTTGGCTACTTCTTTCCTGCAGCATCTTTAGGCCAACATAACTACCCAAAACATCaaacaagaaaaatcaaataatattaatcataagaaagttttcatacatatatacatatgtgtgtgtatgtgcgTGTGTATGTCTAGGATCTGAGGCGTCCAACATAAGTTATCTGAAAGAACGTgtacaaaggaaaaaaattatgaacatATATAGTATTATAGTACTTGTGAATAACCCACCGGCCTAACATCATAATGGTAGCTTGAGGGTTGGTCCCTGGAGTAGTAGTGAATGTGGAAGCATCAACAACACGAAGTGAACTGGTCCCCATAACCTTGAAATTACCATCTACCACCTTCCCTACAAGGCATCCCCCATGGTAATGCCAAAAGGTTGTCACTGTCTTTCTACAAAATTCCTCCATTGATGAATCATCGGATTGGTTCATAGGCAAAGGCATCTCCAAAAACTTAAAACCTTTCGAACCCTTCAAATCTCGATACTTAAACCGATGCATGGCTTCGGTCTCAAGTATATCACCTATCTTCCTCATAGCAGCAACACAACGAGAAAGGTCTGCCGGGTTTGCAAAGTAGTTGAAACGGACAATTGGGTTGGTTCTCACATCAGCAGAGGATGCCAACCAGAGGAAACCGTTGGACAGAGGTCCCGGGAACTTCCCGGAAATGATTGCCAGACTCAAATCCAATGGTGACGATGAGTTTGGAAGAAAGCTGAAAGGCGGATTAAAAGGAAATGGATATTTGTGAGAGATGCCTTCAATGTAATACTCCTTTGTAATTCCTACAGCTTGTTGAGTCGTTGAGTTTAATGGAAATGGGATTACAAAGTTGATGTTATTGCGAGGATTGTCAGCCATGAAGCTTCCCACGTGAGACTGAGGGTGTATAACAGGGATGTTCAATGATGAAAGATGGGGAACTGGACCAACTCCACTGAGAAGAAGAAGTTGAGGGCTCCCAATTGCCCCTGCACTCAATATCACCTCTCCTCTGTTGCGTATGAAAGCAGTATGAGATTCCCCATTGGAATCAGagtataagactccagttgcgGATAAACCTGTACTATGTCAGATTGCAGCATTCATTAAGATCAAAATCAATAGTaagtaaaaaatgaaaataaaaaataaaaacaggagcataaacattcatatatatatatataatactttacTTGATGCATTGGAAGAGAATATGATTTTTTCTACTGTGGCATGAACTGCAACTCGCAAGTTTTTGAAGTCTGCTTTGTTTAGCAGCTCAACAGCTCCATGTCTCCTTCCTTTATCATCAAAAATAGAACCACCAATTTTGGTTCCTACCATGTGATTCAGAGCAAATCCATTGTATGGCCTAATTCCAGCTTCCAACAAAGCATCTCTAAAAAAGGACTGCCAAGCTACCAATTCAGAGTGGAATACAATGCTGTCTTCCACCCACTGATATGACTTCTCTACCATATCCATATTCCATTGGATTCCTGAGTTTCTATAGAATTCCGGATTTGCTCTGGAATAGAAACCTATATTGATCATGCTGCTCCCACCAAGTATCCTTCCTCTCACATTTTCAACGCCATCTTCCGATATGAACCTCTGAGCAGGTGTCTTTCCATCGTCTTCTTGAATAAAATTAGCCAATAGCCCGTTTGCATTTAAGACGGATGGGTATGCAGCAGGAACACTGCCCCTTTCGAGAACAAGGACAGAGTATTTTGCGGATAAAGTTGCTGCCAAAGAGCAGCCTGCTGTGCCCCCTCCTATCACTATATAGTCATATTCTTCTTGTGCTGGTAGATCATTGGCACTATGTACAGACTTCATGTAACTAAAATCTGCATAAACAGAGGATGTGTAgcataagaataaaaattaaagtagaTTATTTGTTCCTACGGGCCTTATTCAACTTATTCTAGCTTCTTGACATCAAAAAAATCTAATGGAAAGCGAATTATTAATTCACATAACAGAAATGCTGATGTCCAGTATGTTCGTATAATAATGTATATTGTGCTAGTGTATGAATAAGTGTATATGTGTGTAAAAACACAAAGATGTTGATGTGgtttctgaaaaaacaaaaaaaaaaagaaattgattttgattcatataataaaacctttactatatattattttcttaatcacATTTTCCTGAATAAAAATTTACATAGTCCGttaacttcttttttaatttacagaAAATGGGCAGAAAAAATGTGtaggctcttttttttttttttttttttttttttggtttttctcccAGAACCCATACATAGTTTGTTAAAACATAATAACATATACAATTGAAGAATTAATCAAACTATCAGACATTGTACCATGATCAGAGGAAGTGGCAAATGCATGGACATTAGATTGAGGATGAAAAATATGCAACAACAAAAGCAACAACAATGAAGCCATATACGTTTTTCTCTATATCATCCAAGCAACAAAAGCCATGCAGCAATTTATACTAGTTTTCCTTGTCCCCATGAAGAAACACAACTGCTTTAGGAGTTAGATACAAACGGTGGAAAATGTACAAATATGGCAGCGTCGTGCGGATCAAAACCATTCCTTTTCTAGGAAATTACTAGTTACAAGTAAGCCAGTGATGAAGTGCGACTAGCAAAAAAAACAATGTGATgaagaaagataatatatataaatatatatatatatatatatatatatacatgtttctTCCGTGAAGAGCAAGCCACCACATGAACAATAACCTAACTATGATATTGGCTTCAACCTTGCTACAAcgacttttataattatttggagAAAAAATGGGAGTATTTAAACAAACTTTCCAACCGCTCCATGTCATCTCCTTTTTGCAACATAAACATGTGATTTCCTCTCATGGTCTAAGCCATTTGGTGATCCAGAAAAAGTTCTTGAAAACAACGTTGAGCCAAACTCGGGTTAGGCCAACACCTAATCTTGGACTCCAATGTCCCAAAACTTGCTCTTCAACCCGATCCAGTCTAACTTATCTTGGATTCTGTCTTCAAGGCAAAAGTTAGATTTAGGCCTGATGTATACCTATTGGGCTTTACTTATCTTTTACTTTCCTTATTAAGTTTGTTTGGTAATTCCTTGTGACCATCGTTTTAAGCTTGGATTTGAGTTCTTGGTTTATCATTGTTGGAGAAAAACAAATGTTCCCGCAGGGACAAATGTAGTGCTTCTTAGAGTAAAGTTATTTTCTCACATCTCAATctaatccaaaagaaaaaaaccaaataacaaaaaagggggaaaaaaaaaatccccaagACCGTGTCAAAGTGTCACACATCAACAGTTAACATCCAGCTATTCCAACGACTTGTTCACTGATTCGCTAGTTTCCACGGagaaccaaaacaaaaagaaagaaagaaagaaagaaagaaagaagagaaagaacAATTTAAGAAGAAAACATATATAGAAAAGCTCAATTGATTGGTATAATGTTATATGGCAGTTTGTGATGAATGTAATAGCATCGTAAACATTGCCAATGTTATgttgtattttgttttctatCGTGTTAACAATATTCCATGGGCCCCACCACATCAAATaaccatataaaatttttctgaaaaaaaaaataataataataataaaactgttactataatttatttatggggTCCAGCTTTGGCAGCAGCTAGCGTTGACATAAAGTAAACGGTTTTGGCTTGTAATGTAAAGCTTGTCCTGAAGTTGATAGTGACTGGCTCCAACTTCACACgcttattaattagtttatttatttatttatttattttggcaaaactattaattagtttattttcatatcatattcatgggtctcttatttctatcaatttatGCTCAGCTAATAATGCATTTCCGATATGCTATCTTCTGTAGGACATTGATTTCGATATGCTTCAAGTATCCgtctcaaatttaaatttattaaaataatattatatatatatatatatatatatatatattatatcgttacattttcttattcttcttctttatttaaagaaaaatgccGTTAATCTTAAATAGTTGACTTGGATTACTACAGCCACGTGCTAAGTAGTGGTGATATTGATGGCAAATAATTGGTGGGTGGGTTCcattaatttcataatatttaatagaaaaaaaattccagataatatcacattatttatttatatacaaaatatatatataaatatatatgcatcattagctataattatattattaatttgatcatactttttttcttatcctacttaattagtttttattagttatATCCTATGTATACAATCACCATAACATAtaatatcagaaaaaaaaaaaaaaaaatcactagtTCCCTTAGATGTGAGCGTGAAGAAGATATATAACTTGCTAATTTCCACCTTTGCGAAATCtcttacatatacaaataattacaACAACAGTTAAGAACTCATTTtctacttttcttcttgttccttTCTTCCTTTTATTTGTATAAAAGAACAATTTTTGCTTCTGGACATTTGAAACCCCCggccattttaatttattatgataaaactctaataaagaatataaagaaatacatcaaagagtTGGCTACAGCTAGTGACTCAATAGTTAATGTTTATCTCTTATCCTCTTACTGGTAAAGGTTTGCGGCCTTTTtagttgattatatatatatatatatatatatatatatatatatatatatttgatcattcaattgattattttaaaaatgttttttttttttttttctcttaaggaaaaaaaaaaaacaataaaagtgaAAGAGCCTTATTGAGTAGTTGTCCTTTCAATTTGCATGGTAAGGGCCAGAATGCAACACATATACTCTTGTGAatgttagttttttgttttttgggtaaatgaccTTAAATGTTAGGTTTTGCACAGCAAATACGGACCAGCAATAGTCCACATGGGGCCCTGTTGATCTGCAAGGAGAAACAGCTCTACTCTGATAAACCATATAACACCCCAAATCTTACTCCATGAAAATATATGgtctaaatttatttactatacaaacatatctctctctctctctctctctctctctctcaataatTGTAAAGAgcaatgagaaaaaaataataatttgataaaagttATGAGACATTATTATAAGAGAAAACTAAATGTAACAGTTAGACCATATAACGGTTAATAATTacttatcaatttaaatttatacaCATGTGTATCcgacaaaataattaaaatatttaattatgaatacttTGTTTTATACCACGTCACCCATGGTTATTAATAAAGTTTGTCTTTGGCTTAAAGGTCTctgaagagggaaaaaaataaaataaataagtcgGCAATGTTTGATTTAGTCCTCCCGCTTGAAATATataacttctctctctctctctctctctctctctctctctctctctctctctctgaataGAGCTGTTTCTATGAAGGAGCAGACCAACATATGACACTATTTGGAACTCCGTCATATACAAGGTTTTTTGAAGCACCCCAAAAGTTCATTGTTATCGTTGCCGTTATTGACTCTTTCCCAGTTACCGATTCCCCATCTTTCTGTGTCTTTTCGTCAACTTAACTAAACTCTCAGAGACAAACGAACACAATTAAAATCTCTGGCTTCAGAGTCATCGATCCCACCACATGTCAATGTTCCCTGGGAAGCTCTTTGACTTTGTTTATATGTGTTTGGTATCTCCAAGGCTTGGGATTCCATTGCATAGGCTTTGAATTTGTACAAAACCAAAACCCAAGCTAGTTAGTTTTATCTTCTTCTACCTTTTTAACATAAACACGACCATGTCGTCCGTGGAAGCAAGAACAGGGAGGGAAAAGCAACGTTATGAGGATAAATTGAGGCTTGTTGCTGGGTAAGTCACTTCCCTCTATTTTTCTGAGTCAACACAAACCCACCCTTCTTCTCTATGATTTCCTTCCTATATACCTTgtttacaatttgtttttttcctgtcttttttttcctccttttttaaTCTCCTAAAAAGGCAAGTGAACCGTGTTCATACTaagcttttctcttcttttttttttttttttttttggggggggtaaAATGTTCATACTAAGTTGCAAGTACTAGATTATGAAAAAAGCATGCAATATGCATGTATCACAccttttgatctttttttttaccttgtctttcttaaatttaatttcttgcCTCTTAACTCTGCAAGATGCATGTTTCACCTTTTGATTTTACTTTTCACCTTTAACTTCTTCCCTCTTAACTCAAATTATGTGAGAGAAATTTGAGGTTAAATATATGAAAGCATTAAACGATTTGTGGCCATATATATATCGgggaaaaaagtatatatatgcaGGCGTTATATGTAGCATTCACATTGAAACGATTACAAAAAGTAAGTTGAACTAAAGGACACCAGTTAATGTGATTCGTATGCAAAAA includes the following:
- the LOC107415173 gene encoding (R)-mandelonitrile lyase 1 isoform X1 produces the protein MASLLLLLLLHIFHPQSNVHAFATSSDHDFSYMKSVHSANDLPAQEEYDYIVIGGGTAGCSLAATLSAKYSVLVLERGSVPAAYPSVLNANGLLANFIQEDDGKTPAQRFISEDGVENVRGRILGGSSMINIGFYSRANPEFYRNSGIQWNMDMVEKSYQWVEDSIVFHSELVAWQSFFRDALLEAGIRPYNGFALNHMVGTKIGGSIFDDKGRRHGAVELLNKADFKNLRVAVHATVEKIIFSSNASSLSATGVLYSDSNGESHTAFIRNRGEVILSAGAIGSPQLLLLSGVGPVPHLSSLNIPVIHPQSHVGSFMADNPRNNINFVIPFPLNSTTQQAVGITKEYYIEGISHKYPFPFNPPFSFLPNSSSPLDLSLAIISGKFPGPLSNGFLWLASSADVRTNPIVRFNYFANPADLSRCVAAMRKIGDILETEAMHRFKYRDLKGSKGFKFLEMPLPMNQSDDSSMEEFCRKTVTTFWHYHGGCLVGKVVDGNFKVMGTSSLRVVDASTFTTTPGTNPQATIMMLGRYVGLKMLQERSSQSN
- the LOC107415173 gene encoding (R)-mandelonitrile lyase 1 isoform X2, whose protein sequence is MASLLLLLLLHIFHPQSNVHAFATSSDHDFSYMKSVHSANDLPAQEEYDYIVIGGGTAGCSLAATLSAKYSVLVLERGSVPAAYPSVLNANGLLANFIQEDDGKTPAQRFISEDGVENVRGRILGGSSMINIGFYSRANPEFYRNSGIQWNMDMVEKSYQWVEDSIVFHSELVAWQSFFRDALLEAGIRPYNGFALNHMVGTKIGGSIFDDKGRRHGAVELLNKADFKNLRVAVHATVEKIIFSSNASSLSATGVLYSDSNGESHTAFIRNRGEVILSAGAIGSPQLLLLSGVGPVPHLSSLNIPVIHPQSHVGSFMADNPRNNINFVIPFPLNSTTQQAVGITKEYYIEGISHKYPFPFNPPFSFLPNSSSPLDLSLAIISGKFPGPLSNGFLWLASSADVRTNPIVRFNYFANPADLSRCVAAMRKIGDILETEAMHRFKYRDLKGSKGFKFLEMPLPMNQSDDSSMEEFCRKTVTTFWHYHGGCLVGKVVDGNFKVMGTSSLRVVDASTFTTTPGTNPQATIMIYVGLKMLQERSSQSN
- the LOC107405923 gene encoding (R)-mandelonitrile lyase 1 — translated: MKSVYNATDLPAKELYEVFSTNGTLTNLVQEDNGKTPAQRFRSEDGVANARGRILGGSSMINIGFCSRAEDKFYRESGIPWDKDLVQKAYQWVEETIVFQYNLSIWLSILKQALLEAAVGPDNGFNLNHIVGTKAIGSTFYEKGRRHGALELLNRGELKNLQVAVEASVEGIIFSNSLPSKDQVSCTFLYGNLSSLTAIGVIYSDSKGRTHQAFVRNKGEVILSAGAIGSRQLLLLSGVGSVPDLSSLQIPVVHHNPYVGKFMADNPCNNINIVVPFALDPSVVQAVGITSEFNYVETLSYNLPFSFPIYFGLFPNAISPLNTSLATIAVKIQGPLSSGSLRLTSFSGVRAGPIVRFNNFNNPIDLARCVKGVRKDGDVLKTEALEPFKTRDLQGRESFMFLGPSLPKNQPNESESTLCARGLNLIIIEAFPQLSFSFV